A segment of the Streptomyces sp. NBC_01235 genome:
ACGGCAAGGGCGAGGAGCAGGTGTCCGGCACTGACCTGAAGATCGGTGACCTGGTGGTGTGCGAGGCCGGCGACGTCATCCCGGGTGACGGCGACGTCGTCGAGGGCGTCGCGTCCGTCGACGAGTCGGCGATCACCGGTGAGTCGGCACCCGTCATCCGGGAGTCCGGCGGCGACCGCTCGGCCGTCACCGGCGGCACGAAGGTCCTCTCCGACCGCATCGTCATCAAGATCACGACGAAGCCGGGCGAGACCTTCATCGACCGGATGATCAACCTGGTCGAGGGCGCGGCCCGGCAGAAGACGCCGAACGAGATCGCCCTCAACATCCTGCTCGCCTCGCTGACCATCGTCTTCCTGCTGGCGGTGGCGACCCTGCCCCCGTTCGCGGACTACGCCGGCACCCATCTGACGATGGTCGTACTGGTGGCGCTGCTGGTCTGCCTCATCCCGACCACGATCGGCGCGCTCCTGTCCGCGATCGGTATCGCGGGCATGGACCGCCTGGTCCAGCGCAACGTGCTCGCCATGTCCGGCCGCGCGGTCGAGGCCGCCGGTGACGTCTCCACCCTGCTGCTCGACAAGACCGGCACCATCACGCTCGGCAACCGACAGGCGTCGGAGTTCGTGCCGGTGACCGGGACGACGGAGGCCGAGGTCGCCGACGCCGCGCAACTGTCGTCGCTGGCCGACGAGACGCCCGAGGGCCGCTCCATCGTCGTCCTGGCGAAGGAGAAGTACGGCCTGCGCGAGCGCCGTCAGGGCGAGCTGGCCGGTGCCGAGTGGATCGCCTTCACCGCCCAGACCCGGATGTCGGGTGTGGACGTGGACGGACGCAGGATCCGCAAGGGGGCGGCCGGTTCGGTCATCACCTGGGTCAAGGAGCAGGGGGGCACCGTCTCCAAGGACGCCGATACGCTCGCCGACCGCATCTCGGAGGCCGGCGGCACCCCGCTGCTCGTGGCCGTCGAGGACGACAAGGGCGCCCGGGTGCTGGGTGTCATCCACCTCAAGGACGTCGTCAAGGAGGGCATGCGGGAGCGGTTCGACGAGCTGCGCCGCATGGGCATCAAGACCGTCATGATCACCGGCGACAACCCTCTGACGGCGAAGGCCATCGCGGAAGAGGCGGGCGTCGACGACTTCCTCGCGGAGGCCACCCCCGAGGACAAGATGGCGCTCATCAAGCGGGAGCAGGCGGGCGGCAAGCTCGTCGCGATGACCGGCGACGGCACCAACGACGCACCGGCCCTAGCGCAGGCGGACGTGGGCGTCGCGATGAACACGGGTACGTCGGCCGCCAAGGAGGCCGGCAACATGGTCGACCTCGACTCCAACCCGACCAAGCTCATCGAGATCGTCGAGATCGGCAAGCAACTCCTCATCACCCGGGGTGCGTTGACGACCTTCTCCATCGCCAACGACGTCGCCAAGTACTTCGCGATCATCCCGGCGCTGTTCGCGGCCGTATACCCGGGCCTGGACAGGCTCAACATCATGGGCCTGGACTCGCCGGACTCCGCGATCCTGTCCGCGGTGATCTTCAACGCGCTGATCATCATCGCGCTGGTGCCGCTGTCCCTGAAGGGCGTGCAGTACCGGCCGGTCAGCGCGGACAAGATGCTGCGGCGCAACCTGACGATCTACGGCATCGGCGGCCTGATCGCCCCCTTCATCGGCATCAAGCTCATCGACCTGCTCATCTCCCTCATCCCCGGGATCGGTTGATCCATCATGAACAACTCAGTGACCAACACCGTCCGGTTGCTCTGGGCGGGCCTGCGCGCCCTCCTCGTGCTGACCCTGGTGACCGGCGTCATCTACCCGCTGGTGGTGACCGGCATCGCCCAGGGTCTGTTCAGTGACCAGGCCAACGGCTCCGAGACCAAGGCGGACGGCAAGGTCGTCGGCTCGTCCCTCATCGGCCAGGCGTACAACCTGCCGCTGAAGAAGGGTCAGGAGACCCCGGAGCCCGACCTGAAGTGGTTCCAGGGCCGCCCGGCCAACGGCCTCGGCAGCAACAGCGTCAACACCCAGTACAAGCTGATCCTGTCCGGCGCCACCAACCGGTCCGCCGACAACAAGGACCTGATCGCCTGGGTGACGGCCGCCAAGGCCGCCGTCGTCAAGGACAACTCGGTGGCCGGATACACGGTGAAGCCGTCCGAGGTGCCCGCCGACGCGGTGACGTCCTCCGGATCCGGCCTGGACCCGGACATCTCCCCGCAGTACGCGGACATCCAGGTCCATCGGGTCGCCGAGAAGAACGGCCTGTCGGTCGCCCAGGTGCAGAAGCTGGTCGACGACCACACCGACGGCCGCATCCTCGGCTTCATCGGAGAGCCCCGGGTGAACGTCCTCGAACTCAACGTCGCACTCAAGGACCTCGCGGCGAAGAGCTGATGGCGTTACGCGACCCACGGGGGAGTCGGCGGTCCGCGAGTGACCCGGGTCCGCCGACTCCCGCCGTCATGAAGCCGGTACGGCCCGACGACGTACGACAGGAAAGGCGCACGCCCATGACGCGAGTGCTGGTGGTGGAGGACGACCCGCAGCTCGTACGGGCCCTCATCATCAATCTCCAGGCACGCCGGTACGGGGTCGACGCGGCCCCCGACGGCACCACCGCGCTCCGGCTCGCGGCTGCCCGCCAGCCGGACGTGGTGATGCTCGACCTCGGGCTGCCCGACATGGACGGCGTCGACGTCATCAAGGGCCTGCGCGGCTGGAGCCGCGTACCCATCCTGGTGCTGTCCGCCCGGCAGGCGTCCGACGAGAAGGTCGCCGCCCTCGACGCGGGCGCCGACGACTACATCACCAAGCCGTTCAGCATGGAAGAGCTGCTCGCCCGGCTGCGGGCCGCCGTCCGCCGCACCGAGGAGGTACCGCTCGCGCCGGGGACGAGGCTCGTCGAGACGGCCGACTTCACCATCGACCTGCTGGCCAAGAGGGCCGTACGGGGCGATCGCGACGTACGCCTCACACCGACGGAATGGCACCTGCTGGAGATCCTGGTCACCAGCCCGGGACGGCTGATCACACAGAAGCACCTGCTCCAGGAGGTCTGGGGCGTCTCCCAGAGCAACAAGACCAACTACCTGCGGGTCTACATGGCCCAGCTGCGGCGCAAACTGGAGACGGACCCTTCCCACCCCCGCTATCTCATCACCGAGCCCGGCATGGGCTACCGCTTCGAAGGGTGAACATGGCACGCGGCAAGCTCCGGATCTACCTCGGTGCGGCCCCCGGCGTCGGCAAGACCTACGCCATGCTGTCCGAGGCGCACCGCCGCGTGGAGCGGGGCACCGACTGCGTGGTCGCCTTCGTCGAGCACCACCACCGGCCGCGCACCGAGGTGATGCTGCACGGCCTGGAGCAGACCCCGCGCAGAGAACTGGCCTACCGGGACAGCACGTTCACGGAGATGGACGTGGACGCGGTCCTCGCGCGCCGCCCCGAAGTGGTGCTGGTGGACGAACTCGCCCACACCAACATCCCCGGCTCACGCAACGAGAAGCGCTGGCAGGACGTGGAGGAACTGCTGGCCGCCGGGATCGACGTCGTCTCCACGGTGAACATCCAGCACCTGGAGTCGCTCGGGGACGTCGTGGAGTCGATCACGGGCGTACGGCAGCGGGAGACCGTGCCGGACGAGGTCGTACGGCGGGCCGACCAGATCGAGCTGGTCGACATGTCCCCGCAGGCGCTGCGCCGTCGTATGGCGCACGGCAACGTCTACAAGCCGGACAAGGTCGACGCGGCCCTGTCCAACTACTTCCGGCCCGGCAACCTGACCGCCCTGCGCGAGCTGGCGCTGCTGTGGGTGGCCGACCGGGTCGACGCCTACCTGACCGAGTACCGCAGCGAGCACCGCGTCTCCGCCATCTGGGGCTCGCGCGAGCGGATCGTCGTCGGGCTCACCGGGGGCCCCGAGGGCCGGACGCTCATCCGTCGCGCGGCCCGGCTGGCGGAGAAGGGGGCAGGCGGCGAGGTGCTCGCCGTCTACATATCCCGCAGCGACGGCCTGACCGCGGCCTCCCCGAAGGAGCTGGCCGTCCAGCGCACCCTCGTCGAGGACCTCGGCGGCACCTTCCACCACGTCGTCGGCGACGACATACCCCTCGCGCTGCTCGACTTCTCGCGCGGGGTCAACGCCACCCAGATCGTGCTGGGCGTCTCCCGCCGCAAGGGCTGGCAGTACGTTTTCGGACCGGGCGTCGGCGCCACGGTCGCCCGCGACTCCGGGCCCGACCTCGACGTCCACCTCATCACCCACGACGAGGCCGGCAAGGGGCGGGGACTCCCGGTCGCCCGGAGCGCCCGCCTCGGCCGATCCCGCCTGATCTGGGGCTGGCTGGCCGGCCTCGGCGGCCCCGTCCTGCTGACCTGGCTGCTGCGCAGCGTGTCCCCCAACGTGGGGCTCGCCAACGACATGCTGCTGTTCCTGGCCATGACGGTGGCGGCGGCCCTGCTGGGCGGCCTCTTCCCCGCCCTGGCCTCGGCGGCGGCCGGTTCGCTCCTGCTGAACTGGTACTTCACCCCGCCCGTCCACACCCTGACCATCGCCGACCCGAAGAACATCGTCGCCATCGCGATCTTCGTCGGGGTCGCCGTGTCCGTCGCCTCGGTCGTGGACCTGGCCGCCCGCCGCACCCACCAGGCGGCGCGGCTGCGCGCCGAGTCGGAGATCCTCTCCTTCCTGGCCGGCAACGTCCTGCGCGGCGAGACCACCCTGGAGGCGCTCCTCGAACGCGTCCGCGAGACCTTCGGCATGGAGTCGGTGGCGCTGCTGGAGCGCGAGAGTGACGTGGCGCCCTGGACCTGCGCCGGGAGCGTGGGCCCGCAGCCCTGCGCCGTCCCCGACGACGCGGACGTCGACGTACCGGTCGGCGACCACATGGCGCTGGCCCTGACGGGACGCGTGCTGCCGGCCGAGGACCGGCGCGTCCTCGCGGCCTTCGCCGCGCAGGCCGTCGTCGTCCTGGACCGCCGGAGGTTGCAGGAGGAGGCGGACCGGGCGCGGGCGCTGGCCGAGGGCAACCGCATCCGCACCGCGCTGCTGGCCGCCGTCAGCCATGACCTGCGTACCCCGCTCGCCGGGATCAAGGCGGCGGTCACGTCCCTGCGCTCGGACGACGTCGAGTGGTCGGAGCAGGACCGGGCGGACCTGCTGGAAGCCATCGAGGAGGGCGCCGACCGGCTGGACCACCTCGTCGGCAACCTCCTCGACATGTCTCGCCTGCAGACCGGCATGGTCACCGCGATCATCCGCGAGACGGATCTCGACGAGGTGATCCCGATGGCGCTCGGCGGCGTCCCCGAGGACAGTGTCGACATGGACGTGCCGGAGACCCTGCCGATGGTCGACGTCGACCGGGGCCTCCTGGAGCGGTCCGTGGCCAACGTGGTCGAGAACGCCGTCAAGTACAGCCCTGCGGACACACGGGTACTGGTGAAGGCGAGCGCCATCGCCGACCGCGTCGAGGTCCGGGTCGTGGACCGCGGCCCGGGCGTCCCGGACGAGGCCAAGGACCGCATCTTCGAACCCTTCCAGCGCTACGGCGACTCACCGCGCGGCAACGGGGTCGGCCTCGGCCTGGCGGTCGCCCGCGGCTTCACCGAGGCCATCGGCGGCACCCTGCACGCCGAGGACACACCGGGCGGCGGCCTCACCATGGTGCTGAGCCTGCCGAGGACAGTGAGCCACCCCGCGACACCGGAACCGGACCTGCCAGCGGCGGCCACGTCCTGAGTACAGACGCGTGAAGAGGAGCTTTTCGAGCACTCGGGGATCCGTCGCATCGGCGAGTGCCTGCCCGTTCGAGCACGACCACACAGATGCCCTGGCTAGCCGGGGCGGACCCGACCATGCCGCCCCATCCCGCAGCCGTTCGCCCTGCGCCTCAAGCACTCCGCGGCAGTGATGCTCCTTACGGAGGCCCACCCCGGCGGTCGTCGACCAGTACCTCGACGTCGTCACCGCCCTGGAGGCCGATGCCGACCAGGTGGACAACCTTTTCCCAGATGCCGGACAGGACGTCGGCCGTCTACCAGCTCAAGTGCGAACTCGTCGAGCTCCGGCGCACCCCTTGCCCAGCCGCTGTCTACCTGGTCTTCCGCAGGAAGCGGTGGCTCTGGCGTCCGCCTTACGACTGTTTGACACACTGTCCGGACCCGGGGGCCAGTGGATCCGGGTGAACGAGGATGACGCATGTCGATGGTCGGCAACCTGCGCAAAGTCGCGAGTCTGGCGCGGCGCAGCCGACGCCGCGTGGACCTCAGCCACCCGGCCCGCTCCCCGCTCGGCTCGACGGTCGTCAACTGCGTCGTCTACCGCGACGGGGTCCGCCAGCCGCCAACCGACTCCGTGGAGGAAGCCGTCCGGAACGTCCGCAGGCACCGGGGGGGCTTCGTGTGGCTGGGCCTGCACGAACCCAGCGAGGAGGAGTTCGCCGGAGTCGGGGAGCTCTTCGGCCTGCACCCGCTCGCAGTCGAGGACGCCGTCCACGCCCACCAGCGCCCCAAGGTCGAGCAGTACGGCGACATCCTGTTCGCCGTCTTCAAGACCGTCACCTACGTCGAACAAGGAGATACAGGCGTACTTCAGGGACGTCGCCGACCACCTCACCCGCGTCACCGAACAGATCACCGCCTTCGACGTCCTGCTCGACTCCATCCTCCAGGCCCACCTCGCGCAGGTGACCGTCGCTCAGAACAAGGACATGCGCAAGATCACCGCATGGGCCGCCATCATCGCCGTCCCCACCATGGTGTGCGGCGTCTACGGCATGAACTTCGACCACATGCCCGAACTGCGCTGGCGCTTCGGCTACCTCCTCGTCCTCGCCGTCATCGCCACCGCATCCTTCGTCATCCACCGAGGCTTCAAACGCAACGGCTGGCTCTAGTCCACCATCACCGGACCACCGAAGCCCAGCACGGTCCAAGTTTTCCTGAATTCAGGAATTCCTGTACTGTCGTGGGTGTGCTGACTGTTGCCTCCGACATCGACGTCCTGGCCCGGTTCGGGCGCGCACTCGCCGACCCGATCCGCTGCCGCATCCTGCTCGCCCTGCGCGAGACCCCGGCCTACCCTGCGGACCTCGCCGAAGCACTCGGCGTCTCCCGTACCCGGCTGTCCAACCACCTCGCCTGCCTGCGTGACTGCGGCCTGGTCGTCACTGTGCCCGACGGCCGCCGCACCCGCTACGAACTGGCCGACGAACGTCTCGGCCACGCGCTCGACGACCTGCGCACCGCTGTGGTCGCTGTCGAGACTGACCGCACCTGCTTGGATGCCGACGCAAAGGGGTGCTGCTGATGACCGCGATATCCCTCGGCCCCGCCCCGGCCCGACGCGACGCGCTCGCCCGCCGGATACGCCTGTTGGTCACCGCGACCATCACCTACAACGTCA
Coding sequences within it:
- a CDS encoding sensor histidine kinase KdpD, producing the protein MARGKLRIYLGAAPGVGKTYAMLSEAHRRVERGTDCVVAFVEHHHRPRTEVMLHGLEQTPRRELAYRDSTFTEMDVDAVLARRPEVVLVDELAHTNIPGSRNEKRWQDVEELLAAGIDVVSTVNIQHLESLGDVVESITGVRQRETVPDEVVRRADQIELVDMSPQALRRRMAHGNVYKPDKVDAALSNYFRPGNLTALRELALLWVADRVDAYLTEYRSEHRVSAIWGSRERIVVGLTGGPEGRTLIRRAARLAEKGAGGEVLAVYISRSDGLTAASPKELAVQRTLVEDLGGTFHHVVGDDIPLALLDFSRGVNATQIVLGVSRRKGWQYVFGPGVGATVARDSGPDLDVHLITHDEAGKGRGLPVARSARLGRSRLIWGWLAGLGGPVLLTWLLRSVSPNVGLANDMLLFLAMTVAAALLGGLFPALASAAAGSLLLNWYFTPPVHTLTIADPKNIVAIAIFVGVAVSVASVVDLAARRTHQAARLRAESEILSFLAGNVLRGETTLEALLERVRETFGMESVALLERESDVAPWTCAGSVGPQPCAVPDDADVDVPVGDHMALALTGRVLPAEDRRVLAAFAAQAVVVLDRRRLQEEADRARALAEGNRIRTALLAAVSHDLRTPLAGIKAAVTSLRSDDVEWSEQDRADLLEAIEEGADRLDHLVGNLLDMSRLQTGMVTAIIRETDLDEVIPMALGGVPEDSVDMDVPETLPMVDVDRGLLERSVANVVENAVKYSPADTRVLVKASAIADRVEVRVVDRGPGVPDEAKDRIFEPFQRYGDSPRGNGVGLGLAVARGFTEAIGGTLHAEDTPGGGLTMVLSLPRTVSHPATPEPDLPAAATS
- a CDS encoding ArsR/SmtB family transcription factor — encoded protein: MLTVASDIDVLARFGRALADPIRCRILLALRETPAYPADLAEALGVSRTRLSNHLACLRDCGLVVTVPDGRRTRYELADERLGHALDDLRTAVVAVETDRTCLDADAKGCC
- a CDS encoding response regulator codes for the protein MTRVLVVEDDPQLVRALIINLQARRYGVDAAPDGTTALRLAAARQPDVVMLDLGLPDMDGVDVIKGLRGWSRVPILVLSARQASDEKVAALDAGADDYITKPFSMEELLARLRAAVRRTEEVPLAPGTRLVETADFTIDLLAKRAVRGDRDVRLTPTEWHLLEILVTSPGRLITQKHLLQEVWGVSQSNKTNYLRVYMAQLRRKLETDPSHPRYLITEPGMGYRFEG
- a CDS encoding potassium-transporting ATPase subunit C codes for the protein MNNSVTNTVRLLWAGLRALLVLTLVTGVIYPLVVTGIAQGLFSDQANGSETKADGKVVGSSLIGQAYNLPLKKGQETPEPDLKWFQGRPANGLGSNSVNTQYKLILSGATNRSADNKDLIAWVTAAKAAVVKDNSVAGYTVKPSEVPADAVTSSGSGLDPDISPQYADIQVHRVAEKNGLSVAQVQKLVDDHTDGRILGFIGEPRVNVLELNVALKDLAAKS
- the kdpB gene encoding potassium-transporting ATPase subunit KdpB encodes the protein MTTDVTKQEDPMSTATPTRAPHQDVPTGHKESRVGAGLFDPKQLLKSLPDAVRKLDPRVMVKSPVMFVVWIGSALTTVFSFKDPGDWFGWTISAWLWLTVVFANLAEAVAEGRGKAQADTLRKAKTDTVARRLLKDGKGEEQVSGTDLKIGDLVVCEAGDVIPGDGDVVEGVASVDESAITGESAPVIRESGGDRSAVTGGTKVLSDRIVIKITTKPGETFIDRMINLVEGAARQKTPNEIALNILLASLTIVFLLAVATLPPFADYAGTHLTMVVLVALLVCLIPTTIGALLSAIGIAGMDRLVQRNVLAMSGRAVEAAGDVSTLLLDKTGTITLGNRQASEFVPVTGTTEAEVADAAQLSSLADETPEGRSIVVLAKEKYGLRERRQGELAGAEWIAFTAQTRMSGVDVDGRRIRKGAAGSVITWVKEQGGTVSKDADTLADRISEAGGTPLLVAVEDDKGARVLGVIHLKDVVKEGMRERFDELRRMGIKTVMITGDNPLTAKAIAEEAGVDDFLAEATPEDKMALIKREQAGGKLVAMTGDGTNDAPALAQADVGVAMNTGTSAAKEAGNMVDLDSNPTKLIEIVEIGKQLLITRGALTTFSIANDVAKYFAIIPALFAAVYPGLDRLNIMGLDSPDSAILSAVIFNALIIIALVPLSLKGVQYRPVSADKMLRRNLTIYGIGGLIAPFIGIKLIDLLISLIPGIG